One Periophthalmus magnuspinnatus isolate fPerMag1 chromosome 15, fPerMag1.2.pri, whole genome shotgun sequence genomic window carries:
- the LOC117382272 gene encoding prostatic spermine-binding protein-like: MSFLVDKLAKHAGDIVADKIKSALGGDDDKDDKEDKDGGFLSIFKRDKDDDDHDRHKGGLFSFGKDDHHHKDKDKDKDKDKGNFFQNLFDRDDDDRRGKVPKKSGFHGLFSEQEAGGGARSDEAGGGAWSDEAGGGAWSEGGAGPDAGPCAHMTDGDLDLMSDLMEVANENS; this comes from the exons ATGTCGTTCCTCGTGGATAAACTGGCGAAACATGCGG GGGACATAGTGGCTGATAAAATAAAGAGTGCTCTGGGAGGAGATGACGACAAAGACGACAAGGAGGACAAAGATGGCGGCTTTCTGTCCATTTTCAAAAGGGACAAAGACGATGACGACCATGACAGGCACAAAGGGGGACTCTTCTCGTTCGGGAAAGACGACCACCACCACAAGGACAAGGACAAGGACAAGGACAAGGACAAAGGGAACTTCttccagaatctctttgaccgaGACGACGACGATCGCAGAGGAAAGGTCCCCAAGAAATCAGGCTTCCACGGCCTGTTCTCCGAGCAGGAGGCGGGGGGCGGAGCCAGGTCAGATGAGGCGGGGGGCGGAGCCTGGTCAGATGAGGCGGGGGGCGGAGCCTGGTCAGAGGGCGGAGCCGGACCCGATGCTGGGCCCTGCGCTCACATGACAGACGGGGATCTGG ATTTGATGAGTGACCTGATGGAAGTGGCCAACGAAAACTCCTGA